A region of Panicum virgatum strain AP13 chromosome 8N, P.virgatum_v5, whole genome shotgun sequence DNA encodes the following proteins:
- the LOC120686726 gene encoding uncharacterized protein LOC120686726 isoform X4 → MVETRRSSAAAAAGKRPSPSPSSSSVPAPKRPKAEAPASPTASAPGRAEEDSAPADPVRSAGSAEDAAAAAQKDQGADKPTATAAESSKRRKEPEQQQPVAPWAKLLSQCSQTPHQPISAPQFSVGQSKSCNLWLKDQPVSKILCKLRRLEQGGQCELEVVGKKGMVYLNGRSISAGTKVPLTGGDEVIFSSCRQAYIFQHPLNDKVHKVVPSSAVSLLESPVASAKRIHTDKRTPDTSSVAGEEMLAFISDQPKDVSAVPPAENSHRVVRPMALSASDKSKGRAVSPDKECENGENANEVNSNIEDSSMDVAASPVSPDDAANDTCQQNGFGPDAHLGAEIALEDQRDIIRDLTTSVPPSRCQAFKDGLKQGIISPSDIDVTFENFPYYLSENTKSVLLSCAFIHLEKKELIKQFAEISSINQRILLSGPAGSEIYQETLVKALAKHFGARLLVVDSLLLPGAPSKDPESQKDVGKSDKSGDKAAGEKFAIFQKHRSSLADAVHFRRPAAPTSSVNADIVGTSNLHAASLPKQESSTATSKSYTFREGDRVRYVGPALPASLSQRGPNYGYRGRVMLAFEDNGSSKIGVRFDKQIPDGNDLGGLCEEDHGFFCSAELLRPDFSAGEEVERLAMTELIEVISEENKSGPLIVLLKDVEKSFTGITESLSSLRSKLESLPSGVLIIGSHTQMDSRKEKAHPGGFLFTKFASSSQTLFDLFPDSFGNRLHERNKESPKAMKHLNKLFPNKISIQLPQDEVLLTDWKQQLDRDVETLKAKSNVGNIRAFLNRNGIECNDLEELFIKDQSLSNENVDKIVGYAVSYHLKHNKVETSNSKDAKLVLTSESLKHGLSMLQSMQSDNKSSKKSLKDIVTENEFEKRLLADVIPPNDIGVTFDDIGALENVKDTLKELVMLPLQRPELFCKGQLTKPCKGILLFGPPGTGKTMLAKAVATEAGANFINISMSSITSKWFGEGEKFVKAVFSLASKIAPSVIFIDEVDSMLGRRENPGEHEAMRKMKNEFMVNWDGLRTKDKERVLVLGATNRPFDLDEAVIRRFPRRLMVNLPDASNREKILKVILAKEELGPDVDLDSLANMTDGYSGSDLKNLCVTAAHYPIREILEKEKKEKNLAKTEGKHEPALYGSEDIRPLSIDDFKSAHEQVCASVSSDSANMNELLQWNDLYGEGGSRKKKALSYFM, encoded by the exons ATGGTGGAgactcgccggagctccgccgccgcggccgccgggaaGCGCCCGTCCCCGtcgccgtcctcctcgtccGTGCCTGCCCCGAAGCGGCCCAAG GCGGAGGCCCCTGCGTCGCCGACGGCGTCCGCGCCCGGGAGGGCCGAGGAGGATTCCGCCCCCGCGGACCCCGTGAGGAGCGCCGGCTCagcggaggacgcggcggcggcagcgcagaAAG ATCAAGGAGCGGATAAGCCAACTGCCACGGCAGCCGAGAGTtcgaagaggaggaaggagccGGAGCAACAGCAGCCTGTGGCGCCATGGGCGAAGCTGCTATCGCAGTGCTCACAG ACTCCTCACCAACCCATCAGTGCCCCTCAATTTTCTGTTGGCCAAAGCAAAAGCTGTAATTTATGGCTGAAAGACCAACCTGTTAGCAAAATACTTTGCAAGCTGCGGCGCCTTGAG CAAGGAGGCCAATGTGAGTTAGAAGTTGTAGGCAAGAAGGGTATGGTCTACTTAAATGGAAGATCCATAAGTGCAGGCACAAAAGTTCCCCTTACAGGAGGTGATGAAGTCATATTCAGTTCATGCCGCCAGGCTTAT ATTTTTCAGCATCCTTTGAACGACAAAGTTCACAAGGTGGTGCCATCATCTGCTGTTAGCCTGTTAGAATCTCCTGTTGCTAGTGCCAAGCGCATCCATACAGATAAAAGAACACCAGACACTTCATCTGTTGCTGGTGAAGAAATGTTGGCATTTATTTCTGATCAGCCGAAGGATGTATCAGCAGTACCTCCTGCTGAGAATAGCCATAGAGTAGTGCGGCCAATGGCATTGTCTGCTTCGGATAAATCAAAGGGGCGTGCCGTTAGCCCTGATAAGGAATGTGAGAATGGGGAAAATGCTAATGAGGTTAATTCTAACATTGAAGACTCTTCAATGGATGTGGCTGCTTCTCCCGTGTCTCCTGATGATGCTGCAAACGATACCTGCCAACAAAATGGCTTTGGGCCTGATGCTCATCTTGGTGCGGAAATCG CTCTTGAAGATCAGAGGGATATCATCAGGGATCTTACAACCAGTGTGCCTCCAAGTAGATGTCAAGCCTTTAAGGATGGGTTGAAACAAGGGATTATTAGTCCAAGTGATATTGATGTTACCTTTGAGAATTTTCCTTACTATCTCAG TGAGAATACAAAGAGTGTGCTCTTATCATGTGCATTCATACACTTGGAAAAGAAGGAGCTCATCAAGCAATTTGCTGAGATTTCATCAATAAACCAGCGAATTTTGTTATCTGGTCCAGCAG GTTCTGAGATTTATCAGGAAACATTGGTAAAGGCACTGGCCAAACATTTTGGTGCTAGACTCCTTGTTGTGGATTCACTTTTGCTGCCTGGG GCACCTTCAAAGGATCCAGAATCCCAGAAAGATGTTGGGAAGTCTGATAAATCAGGGGATAAGGCAGCTGGTGAGAAGTTTGCAATATTTCAGAAGCATCGTTCTTCATTGGCAGACGCTGTTCACTTCAGGAGGCCTGCCGCACCAACTTCAAGTGTGAATGCTGATATTGTGGGAACATCCAATCTGCATGCTGCATCGCTACCCAAACAAGAATCGTCAACAGCTACATCCAAGAGCTATACTTTCAGAGAAG GTGATAGGGTACGGTATGTTGGTCCAGCTTTGCCAGCCTCATTATCACAAAG GGGACCAAATTACGGTTATCGAGGTAGAGTGATGCTCGCTTTTGAAGATAATGGATCCTCAAAAATCGGTGTCCGATTTGACAAACAGATCCCTGATGGTAATGATCTTGGCGGGTTGTGTGAGGAAGATCACGGTTTCTTCTGTTCTG CTGAATTACTTCGCCCAGATTTTTCCGCTGGTGAAGAAGTTGAGAGGCTAGCTATGACCGAGTTAATTGAG GTAATTTCAGAAGAAAACAAATCTGGACCTCTTATAGTGTTACTTAAGGATGTAGAGAAATCATTCACTGGAATTACTGAGTCACTTTCATCTTTGAGAAGCAAACTCGAATCGCTTCCATCTGGTGTCCTTATTATAGGATCCCACACCCAGATGGACAGCCGCAAAGAGAAG GCACATCCTGGAGGTTTTCTTTTTACGAAGTTTGCTAGTAGCAGTCAGACACTTTTTGACCTTTTCCCG gaTAGCTTTGGTAACAGATTGCATGAAAGGAACAAAGAAAGTCCAAAGGCAATGAAACATCTAAATAAACTTTTCCCCAACAAAATATCTATCCAGCTTCCACAG GATGAAGTTCTACTTACAGATTGGAAGCAGCAGTTGGATCGCGATGTTGAAACCCTTAAAGCCAAATCAAATGTTGGTAACATTCGTGCG TTTCTTAACCGCAATGGAATCGAATGCAATGACCTTGAAGAATTATTCATCAAGGACCAATCACTGAGTAATGAAA ACGTGGACAAGATCGTTGGGTATGCAGTGAGTTATCACCTTAAGCACAATAAAGTTGAAACCTCCAACTCCAAGGATGCTAAACTTGTACTCACAAGTGAAAG CCTCAAGCATGGGCTCAGCATGCTACAGAGCATGCAAAGTGATAACAAGAGCTCCAAAAAATCACTGAAG GATATTGTCACAGAGAACGAATTTGAGAAAAGGCTTCTGGCGGATGTTATACCACCTAATGACATTGGAGTTACCTTTGATGATATTGGAGCCCTGGAGAATGTAAAGGACACATTAAAGGAGCTGGTGATGCTCCCTTTACAAAGGCCTGAATTGTTTTGCAAAGGGCAGTTAACAAAG CCTTGCAAGGGAATACTGCTTTTTGGACCTCCTGGCACTGGGAAAACTATGCTTGCAAAAGCAGTGGCAACTGAAGCGGGTGCTAATTTCATCAATATATCAATGTCGAGCATTACATCAAAG TGGTTTGGTGAAGGAGAGAAGTTTGTAAAGGCTGTTTTCTCACTAGCAAGTAAAATAGCTCCCAGTGTTATATTTATTGATGAG GTTGATAGTATGCTAGGAAGGAGAGAGAATCCAGGAGAGCATGAAGCGATGCGCAAGATGAAAAATGAATTTATGGTAAACTGGGATGGTTTACGAACTAAAGATAAAGAACGTGTACTGGTTCTTGGTGCTACAAATAGGCCTTTTGACCTAGATGAGGCTGTGATTAGGAGGTTCCCTCGCAG GTTAATGGTAAACTTACCTGATGCATCCAATagggagaaaattttaaaagtaATTCTGGCAAAAGAAGAGTTGGGACCAGATGTTGATCTGGACTCACTTGCCAATATGACTGATGGATATTCAGGAAGCGACCTGAAG AATCTGTGCGTGACAGCAGCACATTACCCCATTCGAGAAATTctggagaaggaaaagaag GAGAAGAATTTAGCCAAAACGGAAGGAAAGCATGAGCCTGCATTGTATGGCAGTGAGGACATTCGTCCTCTTAGCATAGATGATTTCAAATCTGCCCATGAGCAG GTTTGTGCGAGTGTTTCATCTGATTCAGCAAACATGAATGAGCTTCTTCAATGGAATGACCTGTACGGTGAAGGCGGgtcaaggaagaagaaagcacTGAGCTACTTCATGTGA